GGTTTCATTAAATAATCAATTGCATCGTTTTGATAGGCAGAAAGCGCAAAATCTGAATAAGCGGTGGTAACAATCGTAAGCGGGCGGTTGGGCTGTAATTCCATTAATTCTACGCCTGAAATAACGGGCATATTAATGTCAAGAAAAATAATATCATATTGATTTTCATTGAGCAGTTTTATAGCTTCCATACCATTAAAAGCGCTTCCGGAATGTTCCAGTTCGTCAAATTTGGAAATGTGCGAAATCAGGGCTTTATGCGCCGGCGATTCGTCATCAATTATTAGACAGCGGTAGGTAAGTGCCATATACTCAATTTTACAACAAATAAATTCTTCTCTTTCTGGCAGCTTAAATTGTGTTTTAAGCCGTAAACTTCCAAACGTCTTTTAAGGTTTTCAATTCCAATTCCCGTACTCGAAAGGCGCGAACCCGAATCGAGATAATTGTTTTTTATGGTAAAAGTCAAATTTCGACATTTTACTTTTAAATCTAGATTAATAAATGGTTCAGGCATTTCGGCAGAAAATTTCACAGCATTTTCTACCAAAGGCAAAAAAAATAAAGGTGGAATCTCGGTTTCTTTAGTAACGCCTTCAATGTTTTGATTGACCGTTAATCTTTCGTTTCTGAATGTATAATATTCGATGTACTTTTTAATGAAATCTATTTCTTCTTCGACCGAAACAAAATCTTTTTTAGAAGCTTCAATCTGATAACGCAGCATATCCGAAAGATTCAGGATTCTGTCCGGAACTTTGTCTGGTTCTGCCAGTGCCTCGCCGTACAGATTATTCATGGCATTCAATAAAAAATGTGGGTTCAGCTGCTGCTTTAAAAACGAAAGTTCCGATTTATAATTCATAATATCTTTGTCGGCATCCATGATTTTTTTGGTAATAACCACATGAATGAAATAGAAAAACATTCCGTTTATAATCAGCGATAATATTTGCAGTGTTTTAAAATTTCCTAAACCAACAAGAGGAAAAAACCAGTTCATAAAAAAGTAGAAACACGTCCAGTACGCTGCAAGAAGAAAAAAGAACGATTTAACCTTTCTTTTGAATAAAACAGGTTTGATAATGCAGATATTGAAAATGGTAATCCATACAATACAAGGAAAATAACCTACTGCAATTTTGCTTAGAATGTAAGACCAGCTGTGTCCGTCTAGTTTTATTTCGTCATAAACACAGGCTAAAATGACTAAGTAAACCAGTGTATTTACGAACAGGTTTCGCAGGAAAAAGTTTTGATAAAGTTTGGAGATCGTCATAACGGCAAAAATAATATAATCGTATAGTTTTTAGCTCTTTGTAAAGGATAAATTATACTAACGCCGTTCGTATAAATCATACGCCGTTGGTATAAAAATACTATTATAATAAGAATGCCTCATTTACTTTTGGATCCAAGTTTCAATATATCCCAAAACAAATTTTATATATTCTATTTTATGAAATCCAAAATCATTTCCGTTTTAGTTGTCTTTATTTCCTTGAAAGCCATGGCTCAGGAAAAAGAACCTGGCATGAAAACTTTAGGAAAAGCAATAGTAGATAAGTTTCCGACAACTAGAACTTTTGATGTGCAGTACGAACAGCTTGGGCCTTCCAATTACAATTCGGAAATGTTTGGAAATAAATTTGAAAGAGGAAGAGTAGAAAGCCACAGCCGATTTAAAGCAGCATTTAACCTGCCGTTTTATGCCACAAAATCAAAACGTTTTGTTTTAACGACTTCGTTACGTTATAAATACGAAAATTATGAGTTTGGCGATATTTACAATTATGGCACTAATGAAACTTATAGAAGAGAAAATGCCGATATCCATTATTGGGCAGGAGCTTTAACGGCAACTTATATGGCATCACTTTTTGGAAAACCTGCTATCTACAGTGCAACAGCAACAGTTGATGGAGATAAAGAAAAACTACAGCGTTTAAAAGGATTTGCATCGGGAGTTTTAGTGCTTAAAAGAACGCCGTCGACAACTATTACGGCAGGGGTTTTAGTATTGCTCGATCCGTCTTCAATCGTGCCAATGACGCCTCTATTGTCTGTAAATCATAAGTTTAAAAACTCTAAGTGGGATATGGATTTTATTCTCCCGCAGCGTCTTTTGTTTAGAAGGGAATTGTTAGAAAACGGAAGAATTTCCTTCGGGACAGAGTTGAATACTGAAAGTTTTTACTTAAATTTAAATAACTCAAATTTAAAAGGTGTTTACGAACTGAACCAATTGGAACTAAAATCGGGAATTACCTACGAATATAGTTTTACTCCGAAGCTGATTGCATTTGCAAAAGGTGGTATCAATAATGTAGTTAGTGCCCGAATTACAGAAAAAGGAGAGCGAACAAACCGTTACGTTTACGATCAAAAAGAAGATGCACAAGGGTATGTTAGATTTGGAATATCCTATAATCTTTTTAATCAAAAATAAGAGATGAATACATTGGAAGAACTAAAAGAGAACGTTATGATTGTGGAGATTTTTAAAACAAATGTTCAGAAAGAGTCAGACCGAGACTATGTCATTACAGTTATACAATCTCAGTTTCCAGATTATAAAATTAATTTTGATCTGGAAGATTGCGATAAAATTTTAAGAGTTGAAGGGATCGACATTCAATGTGATAATGTTATGGATTATGTGCATTGTCTTGGTTATACCTGTGTAAGGCTTGATTAGTAATTAAAAATTGAAAATTGCATTTTCATTGAATTTTGCTATTGTTATTGAATTTTACCATTGCTATTGAAAAAAGGGTAGAAATACGCAGCTGTATATTTCGCCTTCTTAGTAATTTTGTACGATAATTTTTGGTTTAAATAAAAAACACATTCAGATGTTACATCTTATTCTTTCGATTTTTATTTTTCTTTTGGAGCAGCTGGTTTAAATTAGCGATTTTTACTTCCTTAAATTTGTTCCCTAATACTTTTCCTTTGCGGAAAGGTTTCTGCTTTTTTTGCGCATTATTTTTCTAATTTTGTGCCTTATGAAAAAAGCATTCCAACTCTTCGATTTTACTCAAAAAGTCAATTATAAAAACGAAATTTTAGCGGGTTTAACTGTTGCTATGACAATGATTCCAGAATCTTTGTCGTTTGCAATTCTGGCTGGATTTCCGCCTTTGGTTGGTTTATATGCCGCTTTTATTGCGGGATTAGTAACGGCAATTTTTGGAGGAAGGCCCGGAATGATTTCTGGTGGAGCAGGAGCAACGGTAATTGTTTTGATTGCCTTAATGAAATCGCACGGAATAGAATATGTTTTTGCGGCCGTTGCGTTGGGTGGTGTTGTGCAAATTTGTATAGGACTTTTTAAACTCGGAAAATTTATTCGATTGGTGCCTCAGCCCGTAATGTTTGGTTTTGTAAACGGACTAGCAGTTGTCATTTTTATGTCACAGTTAGAGCAGTTTAAAACTGTAGTAAACGGACAAGTTTCCTGGCTTCAAGGAACTCCTTTATATGTTATGCTAGGGTTGGTTGCGTTGACTGTTGCTATTGTTTTGATTTTTCCTAAAATTACCAAAGCAGTTCCAGCTTCTTTAGTTGCTATTATGATTGTTTTTGCTTTGGTGATTGTCTTTAATATCCAAACGAAAACGGTAGAAGATATTGCTTCAGTTCAAGGTGGATTTCCTCCATTTCATATTCCGAATATTCCAATTTCTTTTGAGACATTCAAAGTGATTTTTCCGTATTCAGTAATTGTGGCAGCTGTTGGTTTGACAGAAGGTTTGCTTACGCTGAATTTAGTCGATGAAATAACAGGTACTCGCGGAAACAGTAATCGCGAATGCATCGCGCAGGGAAGTTCAAATATCTTGAATGGTTTTTTCTACGGAATGGGAGGCTGCCCAATGATTGCGCAGACTTTAGTAAATCTTGGGGCAGGTTCAAGAGCTAGGCTTTCGGGAATTATTGCAGCTTTAACGATCTTAATTATTATACTTTTTGGTGCTCCCGTAATTGGAAAATTACCTATGGCGGCTTTAGTCGGCGTAATGATGATGGTGGCCATTACCACTTTTGAATGGGCTAGTTTTAAAATTATTAATAAAATGCCAAGACACGATATTTTTGTGGGTATTTTAGTAGCCGTTATCACTATTGTGCTTCATAATTTAGCTTTAGCGGTTTTAATTGGAGTGATTATTTCGGCTTTAGTTTTTGCTTGGGAAAGTGCCAAAAGAATCCGTGCACGTCAATATATTGATGAAAACGGCATAAAACATTATGAAATATACGGTCCGTTATTTTTTGGTTCTATAACTGCTTTTATGGAAAAATTTGATGTACAAAACGATCCGAATCATGTTGTAATTGATTTTAAAGAAAGCAGGGTCTCAGATATGTCTGCTATTGAAGCATTGAACAATCTGACTAAAAAATACAAACAAGAAAATAAAACTATAGAATTACAGCACTTAAGTCCGGACTGCCGACAATTACTCAAAAATGCCGATGCGGTTATTAATGTTAATGTTATTGAAGATCCGAATTATAAAGTGGTGAGTTAGAAATTTCAGTCGATATGTAAACCCGACAGGTTTTTAAAACCTGTCGGGTTTCTTTTTGTGCCTCATTCTAGTATTTTGCAGAGACGCACAGTGTGCTTCTACAGATATGACTGTGATTTTTGTGTAATTTCTGCATAATAATAAAGAAAAGGATTGATTTAAATTTGTGCATTCGTGGCGAAAAACAAAAGATTGATTTTTGTAACTTTGTAAAATGAAACTAACAGAAACTTTAGAAGACTTTTATACGGTAAAAATAAAAGGGATGCCCGAAAATCTTAAAAAAGAAATCGGACATTTTAATGTTTTTAAACTGGATGATTATATAGGAAGCACTTGTAATCCTTTGCCTTATACGCGAAAAGACTTTTACAAAATCAGTTTAATCATTGGAAAAAACAAAGTGCATTATGCTGATAAGGTTGTTGCGATTGAAGATCAGGCTTTATTCTTTGCCAATCCGCAAATTCCATACAGCTGGGAACATATTGATGAAAACCAAACAGGATTTTTCTGCATTTTTACCGATGCTTTTTTTAGTCAGTTTGGGAATTTAAAAGAATATCCATTATTTCAGCCCGGCGGTAATCCGGTCGTTCCAGTTTCTCCAGAATTAGCAGAATCTTTAAAAACGGTTTATTTAAAAATGCTGGAAGAAATTAATTCTGATTATGCTTTTAAATATGATGTGCTTCGAAATTTGGTTTTCGAAATTATTCATCTTGCGTTAAAAACACAGACCGTAACTGCTTCATTATACAGTAAATCGAATGCTACAATTCGTGTTTCTTCTTTGTTTTTGGAATTGTTAGAACGCCAGTTTCCGATTGAATCGATTTCGCAGCAAATTAATTTCCGTTCCCCTTCAGAATATGCAAATCAATTAAATGTGCATGTCAATCATTTGAATAAAGCATTAAAAGAAACCACTGGAAAAACAACTTCACAGATTATTTCAGAAAGAATTGTTCAGGAAGCAATGATTTTATTGAAACAAACCAATTGGAATATTAATGAAATTGCCTGGTGTTTAGGTTTTGAAGAATTGTCTCATTTTATTAATTTTTTTAAAAAAAATGTTCAGGTTTCTCCTAAAATCTACCGTTTGACAGAAATTGTTTGATTTTTGTAACTTCTTGTTTGATTGCTTCAATATTGGAGAAGTACTTCACTAATACCTTTGTCCTGTATTTAAAACTTAAAAAATTAAAATCATGGACAATAAAAAAGTTTGGTTTATCACAGGTGCTTCAAAAGGACTTGGATTAGAATTAGCTAAAAAATTATTAGCAGAAGGATTTAAAGTAGCTGCAACTTCAAGAAGCGAAGAAGCTTTGATTAAAGTTTTAGGAAATTTGTCTGAAAGTTTTCTTCCTTTAGAAATGGATTTGGTTGATGAAAAAAGTGTTAAAAATGCAATCAATAAAACTATCAATCATTTTAAAACAATTGATGTTTTAGTGAACAATGCCGGCTATGGTTTATTAGGTGCATTAGAAGAGTTAACAGATGCTGAATCTAGAAAAAACTTCGAAGTAAATGTTTTTGGATTATTGAATGTAATTAGAAATACAATGCCAATTCTTCGCGCTAATAAAACAGGACATATTTTTAATATTTCTTCTGTTGGAGGTTATTATGGAGAGTTTCCAGGTTGGGGAATATACTGTTCTACAAAATTTGCGGTTGCTGGTTTAACAGAATCTTTGGCAGCAGAAGTGAAATCATTTGGAGTTCATGCGACAATTGTTTATCCAGGTTATTTCAGAACTGATTTCTTAAAAGACAGTTCATTATTATTGCCTCAAAATCCTATTGCAGAGTACAAGGAAGTAAGACAATCGGAGAGTGCACACAAAGATGATATCAATGAAAATCAGCCTGGAGATCCTGTAAAATTAGCAGAAGCCTTAATTAAAGCAAGTGAAGATCAAAATCCGCCGTTGCATTTGTTTTTGGGAGAGGATGCTTATAATATGGCAAACCAAAAAATTGCAAGCGTTCAAGCAGAATTGGAACAGTGGAAATCGGTTTCTGTTTCAACAGCGCTTTAATTAGAAAATCAAATAAAAAACTCCAAATTCCGAATGCAATGATAAACCCCACAGGTTTTTAAAACCTGTCAGGTTTACTATTTTATTGAATTGCCTCCTGCTTTAGCTGGAGGAAAAGAATAGCTTAATCAGAAAGGGCGTTAGCCAAACTTCGTAGTTTAGCTAACGCCCTTTTTTATATTTCAAAAGCATACCTCCAGATAAATCTTGAGGCAATTCAATTTGATTAATTTAAAGAATTATCTAATTTTCTAATTGCTACATTTTCTAATTAAAAAATTCTTCCGATAGGTACTTTTTTAACTTCTGAAATCAATTGTCCGTCATTAGTAAAACCTTCAATTACAACTTGTATTTCTTTTTGCTGATTCTTAGGAATTTTGATTTGATAGTCCAAATTATCTTTTAGTTCTATGTTTGGAAACCATCCCAAAGTACCAAAATAATTCAATTCATCCTGATTTTCAAATGGAGCGGTTTTGTAAGTGAAGTCTCTTGCAAAACCTTTTGTTACAATGAGTGTTGTAAATTTTACTTTGAAATAATCGTTTTTCTGCCCGGTTTTCATGAAAATTTTAATTGTTCCATGTCCTGCGCTTGTAGTATCAGAGCTTCCTGTCTGATCAATGTAAATTTCATCAACTTGATCTAACGTAAGATTAAAAAGCTGATTGAAATCGAAGACTAGAAAATTGTCAATATATACATTTGGAGAACTCGCTGATTCACCTAGAAAAGCACTTCTTCTTTCTTTTATATATACAGTAAAGTCGGTTGGGTTAACACCTGTATTGTAGCCATTTAAAGATAGGAAATTCAGTACAGTTCCATATTCTTTGCCATCAAATTTAAAAGCTTTGGCCATGGAACTCATGTCGGCTTTATGAGTAAAAACTTCTTTTTTGAAGCTGTTTTTTATTGCAACTTCTTTTAATTCAGTTGCTTTTGCTTTAGGGGGCTGAAAATTAAAAATAGTGTCAGAACTTTTTACGACAGGGCAAAATGCTTTTTCGAATGATGGTCCCAAAACAAACCTAGGTTCGGTTCGGGCAATTCGTGCTTCTATTTTAGTGGTTTGAGTAACGTTTTTTTCATTGGTCATCTGTAAAGCTAAAACAGTCGAATCCTGAACAAAAAAATGTTCAAATTTAAAATCATTATTTTGGTCGATAGTAGTTTGATCAAATAAATTGTTTTTTAATGCAATAAGAGAAATTTTGTTTTGAGAATTCGGTTTTAGATCTTTTTCTACTTTTCCATTTATTGTAACTCCTTTTTCAAATTCAAAACTAATTTTTGGTGGTCCAGATTTTATATTCTCCCAAAGGTATTTTCCTTTGTTCTGATTGAGTAGTAATAGTTCTATATCTTGTCTTCGGGTTTTATTATCAGGATTAAAATAAAAATAAGTATCAGGTTCTGGTTTTTCTAAATAAGTATTTAAGTAAAAAGTTCCTAAAAGTGTTTTCTTTTGATTGATACACACACTTTTTTCAGGAAGAACACTAATACTTAAATGTGCTTTAGCAATATCTGTTTTTCCAGATAGTATAATGCTGTCATTAGTTGTTATTTTTGCATCTAGTGATGTAGACGGATTTTTGCTCTCTTCGATATAAGTTAATCTTTCGGTGATTTCATTTAGATCTTCATCCAAAACTCTAATCGTATTTACTCCATTTGATAAAAATTTTTTGTCAAAATAAAAAGGCTGTTCTGTTTTGTTATTGCTGAAGGTAACTTCTTGCTGCATCGAACTTCCGTTTTGTTGAATCAGTACAGTGAATTTTTTATTTTGATAAGACAGAAGTCCTTTTTCATTCGTCTTTAGAATAACAAGTAAATTGTTTCTTCCGGGGTTATTAGGAGCACTTAATATGAGTCCAGTCTCTTCAATTTTCCCAAGAGGCTGTGTTATTTTTAGTTTGTCATTATTTATTTTAATCGTATACTTTTCATTTAAATCGGCTTTTAGATAAAAAACTCCGTTTCCCATTTGGTTTGTACGAAAGTGTGTAATTTCATTTGATTTGGAATCCAAAATAACACCATCTGCTACTTCTATTCCTATTTTATTGCAGTCTGCAATTTTAATTCCGATCATGTTGACGGTGCCATTTAATATAATTCCTCCTTCGGGAAATAAGCTTATTTCTGCCGTTTTCCAGTTTGGTTCATTGGTTTGAAATGCATATGGAGTGGTTTTGTCGATAATCTCAATGGTCTGATTGAAAGAGTCGTCTTCCTTGAAATTATTCATCCAATTTGTATAGAAATGAAAATGATATTTGCCAGGTTTAAATTTTTCATTTAAATGAATGCCACCAGAAAAAATGCCGTATTGTGCAAAAAGCAGTTGTTTCTGAATTATTTGTTCCTCTTCATTATAAACAACTAATTGAATGTTTACAGTCCTGCTGTTTGGGATATTGTTGTTTTTACTGAGAACGTATCCTTTAAAGGCAATATCTTCATTATTTGTAAACAAGTTTTTATTGAATTGTACATGGATAATCTCGCGGTCTTGAAAAAAATAGTCGTTTAGGTATTTCGTGATTTTTTCTTGGTTGGAAATAGCCTGTGCGAAAGATTGTAGACAGAATAGAAAACTAAAAAACCTGATGATTAATTTCATACAAAGAAAATATTAAAGGCTATTATGATGTTTGTAATAATAGGTTTAAATTTAATTGTAATATTAATCTGTAAAAGTTAAAGCATTCATAATCTTTTAAATATTTATTAAATAAAATGAATATTTATAAAATTGGCTACCTTTGGTGTTATAAGTCAAAAAACAGCAAATGTTCAAAGAGAATTAGAACAAAGGAAATCGATTGCTATACCAGCAGTATTTTGATTGAATAATCTGCGGCAACTAGAAAATTTGTCTGATGATATAATTTGAATTGCCTCCAGATTTATCTGGAGGTCACTTGTTGAAACATTAAAAGGCTTTAACTAAACTTTATAGTTCGGTTAAAGCCTTTTCCTCTTTAAGAGGGGGGTTATTCCTCCAGATAAATCTGGATGCAATTCAATTTGATTAATTTAAAGATTAATAAAATTATCAAATTGACTCATTATTAAATTGCCACATTTTCTAATTAACGAAGCATCGATTTTACATCGCTAAACTTCCCGTCAATCTCACCAACCTGTAAACCTAAAATATGAGCAATTAAAGGATAAATGGAAACATTTTGAAAAGTTGGGACAGTTTTATCTACTTTGAAAGCAGGGCCTTTTGCATAAAAAATTGCATGCATATCTTTTTCATTATTATCATAACCATGTGTTCCGCCTTTTATATGAGTACTTTCTTTGCCTACGAGACTCCATCCTTTTTCAGCTTCAATTACAAAATCATGTGCTCTTGGATTGGTTCCGTAGTGCAATCTTTTTGGAACTTCTGTAGATTTCCAAAATTTAATATGTGGTACTTTTTTTAAGGCTTTAGCAATAGAATCTTGAAATCCTGCTTTAGCCTGTAAGCTCATAATAGGATTAACAACATCTTTATATCCGAGCCATTCAGGTTTTAAATAATCTAGAACGGCTACTTTTTTATCATTACTGATATTGGCCATTCCGTGGTCTGAAACGATGATTAAATTGATTTGTTTTCCTATAGGAAGTTCATTTAATCTTCGGGATAATTCGCCCATAATAGAATCCATTTTGACTACTGCTTTTTTGGTTTCAGGAGAAAGCGGGCCAAAATTATGACCAGAATGATCCGGTTCGTCAAAATATAAAGTAACCAGATGAGGTCGTCTTTGTTCTGGTAATTGTAACCATTTTAGAACTGTGTCGATTCTAGCTCCGTATGGAGTTTTGCCATCATAATTTTTAAAATAACTTGGATTTCTTTTGTCAATATCAGAACCTGGCCAAAAGAAAGAAGCGGTTTTTACGCCTTGTTCTTCTGCTAAATTCCAAATCGGATTTCCTCCATAAAAGCGAGAATCATTTTTTGCTTTGCTTGATAATGAAAACGCTTGATCTAAAGAAGCATCATAAAAAACATTATTGATAATTCCGTGATGATCTGGATAAAGTCCTGTTACGATTGAATAGTGATTTGGAAAAGTTTTACTTGGATAAGAAGGTTTCATTGATTTGGCATGAACGCCTTCTTTTTCAATTTGTTTCAGATTTGGAAGATTATACATTTTGCCATAATCCCAACGAAATCCATCCATAGAAACTAAAACAACATAATTGTCTTTATTGTTTTGGGCCTGTAAGATGAATGAAATTGCGAAGAAAAGTAGTGATAGGAGCGCAGTAGAATATTTTTTCATTTTTTGAATTTATTATAACTGCAAAGTTAGAGATAACAGATTTTTTAAAGAAAAAGAGAATGTTAAATAAAAAAGCAAGTCACGAATAGACTAGAAGAATAGCCACGAATTCACGAATTTATGCAAATACGTTGTGTGAAAAAAGCTTTCCATAAATTACACAGATTAAAAGGATTTCTATTTCATACAGATTAATATAAAATTTATATTAATCTGCTTAAATCTGTGAAATCTGCGTGAAAAAACTTTGCGGCACCTAAGTAAAGGAATCCTTTTAATCCG
This portion of the Flavobacterium panacagri genome encodes:
- a CDS encoding helix-turn-helix domain-containing protein, with the translated sequence MKLTETLEDFYTVKIKGMPENLKKEIGHFNVFKLDDYIGSTCNPLPYTRKDFYKISLIIGKNKVHYADKVVAIEDQALFFANPQIPYSWEHIDENQTGFFCIFTDAFFSQFGNLKEYPLFQPGGNPVVPVSPELAESLKTVYLKMLEEINSDYAFKYDVLRNLVFEIIHLALKTQTVTASLYSKSNATIRVSSLFLELLERQFPIESISQQINFRSPSEYANQLNVHVNHLNKALKETTGKTTSQIISERIVQEAMILLKQTNWNINEIAWCLGFEELSHFINFFKKNVQVSPKIYRLTEIV
- a CDS encoding DUF6268 family outer membrane beta-barrel protein — encoded protein: MKSKIISVLVVFISLKAMAQEKEPGMKTLGKAIVDKFPTTRTFDVQYEQLGPSNYNSEMFGNKFERGRVESHSRFKAAFNLPFYATKSKRFVLTTSLRYKYENYEFGDIYNYGTNETYRRENADIHYWAGALTATYMASLFGKPAIYSATATVDGDKEKLQRLKGFASGVLVLKRTPSTTITAGVLVLLDPSSIVPMTPLLSVNHKFKNSKWDMDFILPQRLLFRRELLENGRISFGTELNTESFYLNLNNSNLKGVYELNQLELKSGITYEYSFTPKLIAFAKGGINNVVSARITEKGERTNRYVYDQKEDAQGYVRFGISYNLFNQK
- a CDS encoding ectonucleotide pyrophosphatase/phosphodiesterase encodes the protein MKKYSTALLSLLFFAISFILQAQNNKDNYVVLVSMDGFRWDYGKMYNLPNLKQIEKEGVHAKSMKPSYPSKTFPNHYSIVTGLYPDHHGIINNVFYDASLDQAFSLSSKAKNDSRFYGGNPIWNLAEEQGVKTASFFWPGSDIDKRNPSYFKNYDGKTPYGARIDTVLKWLQLPEQRRPHLVTLYFDEPDHSGHNFGPLSPETKKAVVKMDSIMGELSRRLNELPIGKQINLIIVSDHGMANISNDKKVAVLDYLKPEWLGYKDVVNPIMSLQAKAGFQDSIAKALKKVPHIKFWKSTEVPKRLHYGTNPRAHDFVIEAEKGWSLVGKESTHIKGGTHGYDNNEKDMHAIFYAKGPAFKVDKTVPTFQNVSIYPLIAHILGLQVGEIDGKFSDVKSMLR
- a CDS encoding oxidoreductase; the encoded protein is MDNKKVWFITGASKGLGLELAKKLLAEGFKVAATSRSEEALIKVLGNLSESFLPLEMDLVDEKSVKNAINKTINHFKTIDVLVNNAGYGLLGALEELTDAESRKNFEVNVFGLLNVIRNTMPILRANKTGHIFNISSVGGYYGEFPGWGIYCSTKFAVAGLTESLAAEVKSFGVHATIVYPGYFRTDFLKDSSLLLPQNPIAEYKEVRQSESAHKDDINENQPGDPVKLAEALIKASEDQNPPLHLFLGEDAYNMANQKIASVQAELEQWKSVSVSTAL
- a CDS encoding sensor histidine kinase; this translates as MTISKLYQNFFLRNLFVNTLVYLVILACVYDEIKLDGHSWSYILSKIAVGYFPCIVWITIFNICIIKPVLFKRKVKSFFFLLAAYWTCFYFFMNWFFPLVGLGNFKTLQILSLIINGMFFYFIHVVITKKIMDADKDIMNYKSELSFLKQQLNPHFLLNAMNNLYGEALAEPDKVPDRILNLSDMLRYQIEASKKDFVSVEEEIDFIKKYIEYYTFRNERLTVNQNIEGVTKETEIPPLFFLPLVENAVKFSAEMPEPFINLDLKVKCRNLTFTIKNNYLDSGSRLSSTGIGIENLKRRLEVYGLKHNLSCQKEKNLFVVKLSIWHLPTAV
- a CDS encoding SulP family inorganic anion transporter yields the protein MKKAFQLFDFTQKVNYKNEILAGLTVAMTMIPESLSFAILAGFPPLVGLYAAFIAGLVTAIFGGRPGMISGGAGATVIVLIALMKSHGIEYVFAAVALGGVVQICIGLFKLGKFIRLVPQPVMFGFVNGLAVVIFMSQLEQFKTVVNGQVSWLQGTPLYVMLGLVALTVAIVLIFPKITKAVPASLVAIMIVFALVIVFNIQTKTVEDIASVQGGFPPFHIPNIPISFETFKVIFPYSVIVAAVGLTEGLLTLNLVDEITGTRGNSNRECIAQGSSNILNGFFYGMGGCPMIAQTLVNLGAGSRARLSGIIAALTILIIILFGAPVIGKLPMAALVGVMMMVAITTFEWASFKIINKMPRHDIFVGILVAVITIVLHNLALAVLIGVIISALVFAWESAKRIRARQYIDENGIKHYEIYGPLFFGSITAFMEKFDVQNDPNHVVIDFKESRVSDMSAIEALNNLTKKYKQENKTIELQHLSPDCRQLLKNADAVINVNVIEDPNYKVVS